In the Geobacter sp. FeAm09 genome, one interval contains:
- the hflX gene encoding GTPase HflX, with the protein MPGFLRSLPIKEPYGNLAGLKQSQIQALERLYRRRVPPAEFCSSELAARLVEISSDIRRQLGILVNRQGMVEYVVVGDEKGLVIPELRDYPLGKHPLRGLRLIHTHLKHEPVSEDDITDLALLRLDLLAALLFTAERHQISAQIAHLSPAHGGPSTVTGPVAPLERIDLDCSHFFAELEADLERAARTTGRGGEALERAILISVTTSGTRQEAEDSIAELRELARTASIEALDTFIQRPRKLNPRFLMGEGKMRDVVIRALQRGATMLVFDQELTPAQIRSISAMTELKVIDRSQLILDIFARRARSLDGKVQVELAQLKYLLPRLTGRGVQMSRLMGGIGGRGPGETKLETDRRRIRDRIASLERELKELSRGRDQRRRQRVKAGVPIISIVGYTNAGKSTLLNALTQSEVFTEDLLFATLDTSTRRLRFPREREVIITDTVGFIRSLPASLLGAFKATLEELQDADLLLHVVDAANPRFEDQIAQVRAILAELGLGDKPELLIFNKSDVLNDLKKKDTVAFLKVRQVARTTGALTISARDRKSLAPLVEELQRRFWPAEQAEWDATTQTAP; encoded by the coding sequence GTGCCCGGCTTTCTCCGGAGCCTTCCCATCAAAGAACCTTACGGCAATCTCGCAGGACTCAAACAGAGCCAGATCCAGGCACTGGAACGCCTCTACCGGCGGCGCGTCCCGCCGGCCGAATTCTGCTCCTCCGAACTGGCCGCCCGCCTCGTCGAAATCTCCTCCGACATCCGCCGCCAACTCGGCATCCTGGTCAACCGCCAGGGCATGGTGGAGTACGTCGTCGTGGGTGATGAAAAGGGGCTCGTCATCCCCGAACTGCGGGACTACCCCCTAGGCAAGCATCCGCTGCGGGGCCTGCGCCTCATCCACACCCACCTCAAGCACGAACCGGTCAGCGAAGACGACATCACCGACCTCGCCCTCTTGCGCCTCGATCTCCTGGCCGCCCTGCTCTTCACAGCGGAACGGCACCAGATCTCGGCCCAGATCGCCCATCTTTCCCCGGCCCACGGCGGCCCCTCCACCGTTACCGGCCCTGTCGCGCCGCTTGAGCGCATCGACCTGGACTGCAGCCATTTCTTTGCCGAGCTGGAAGCCGACCTGGAGCGGGCCGCGCGCACGACCGGCCGGGGCGGCGAGGCCCTGGAGCGCGCCATCCTGATCTCGGTCACCACCAGCGGGACGCGCCAGGAGGCCGAGGACTCCATCGCCGAACTGCGCGAACTGGCCAGGACCGCCAGCATCGAGGCGCTGGACACCTTCATCCAGCGCCCCCGCAAGCTCAATCCCCGCTTCCTCATGGGCGAGGGCAAGATGCGCGACGTGGTCATCCGCGCCCTCCAGAGGGGCGCCACCATGCTGGTCTTCGACCAGGAACTGACGCCGGCCCAGATCCGCTCCATCTCGGCCATGACCGAACTGAAGGTCATCGACCGCAGCCAGTTGATCCTGGACATCTTCGCCCGCCGGGCCAGGAGCCTGGACGGCAAGGTCCAGGTGGAACTGGCCCAGCTCAAGTACCTGCTGCCGCGCCTGACCGGCCGGGGGGTGCAGATGTCGCGCCTCATGGGGGGCATCGGCGGGCGCGGACCGGGCGAGACCAAACTGGAGACCGACCGCCGCCGCATCCGCGACCGCATCGCCAGCCTGGAGCGGGAGCTGAAGGAACTCTCCCGGGGCCGCGACCAGCGCCGCCGCCAGCGGGTCAAGGCCGGCGTGCCGATCATCTCCATCGTCGGCTACACCAATGCCGGCAAATCCACCCTGCTGAACGCCCTGACCCAGAGCGAGGTCTTCACCGAAGACCTGCTCTTCGCCACCCTGGACACCTCCACCCGCCGCCTGCGCTTCCCCCGGGAACGGGAGGTGATCATCACCGACACGGTCGGCTTCATCCGCTCCCTGCCCGCGTCGCTGCTGGGCGCCTTCAAGGCCACCCTGGAAGAGCTGCAGGACGCCGACCTGCTGCTGCACGTGGTGGACGCGGCCAACCCCCGCTTCGAGGACCAGATCGCCCAGGTGCGGGCCATCCTCGCGGAACTGGGGCTGGGGGACAAACCGGAACTCCTGATCTTCAACAAGTCCGACGTCCTGAACGACCTGAAGAAGAAGGACACGGTGGCCTTCCTCAAGGTGCGCCAGGTTGCCCGCACCACC
- a CDS encoding DUF4212 domain-containing protein: MGEPSTDREISFFRPRGTAMRGEVRVIRLVLAGWFAAIVGIQACVYLLEINYSELLLEEMTFFNLPIHFWLTGQVLPLWFIVLCVLFNIWMDRHAARRLDGALRFRIRRDREDE; the protein is encoded by the coding sequence ATGGGGGAGCCCAGTACGGACAGGGAGATCAGTTTTTTCAGGCCGCGGGGAACCGCCATGCGCGGCGAGGTCCGGGTCATCCGGCTGGTCCTGGCCGGTTGGTTTGCCGCCATCGTCGGCATCCAGGCGTGCGTCTACCTGCTGGAAATCAATTATTCCGAACTGTTGCTCGAAGAGATGACCTTCTTCAACCTCCCGATCCACTTCTGGCTGACCGGCCAGGTGCTGCCGCTCTGGTTCATCGTTCTCTGCGTGCTCTTCAACATCTGGATGGACCGCCATGCGGCCCGCCGCCTGGACGGCGCGCTGCGCTTCCGGATCCGCCGCGACCGGGAGGATGAGTAA
- the trmB gene encoding tRNA (guanosine(46)-N7)-methyltransferase TrmB translates to MPAWNEIFGNDNPLALEIGCGTGHFVAQMAQLHPDWNFIAVDYYNKGCLKTSKRVDKAGLDNVRVVRAEARSFMERCIPRRSLQAVVINCPDPWPKKRHRKRRLVNGEFVGYLAEFMLPGGDFHFATDFDDYGEDVARFMPEMPGFANVLAPDPYRHALEGYPLSKYMLKFMDAGKQIYFIHYRKVS, encoded by the coding sequence ATGCCGGCCTGGAACGAGATCTTTGGCAACGACAACCCGCTGGCGCTGGAGATCGGCTGCGGTACGGGGCATTTCGTGGCCCAGATGGCCCAACTGCACCCCGACTGGAATTTCATCGCCGTGGATTACTACAACAAGGGATGCCTGAAGACCTCCAAGCGGGTGGACAAGGCCGGCCTGGACAACGTGCGGGTCGTGCGCGCCGAGGCGCGTTCCTTCATGGAGCGCTGCATCCCGCGCCGGTCGCTGCAGGCGGTGGTCATCAACTGCCCCGATCCGTGGCCCAAGAAACGCCACCGCAAGCGGCGGCTGGTCAACGGAGAGTTCGTCGGCTATCTGGCGGAATTCATGCTGCCCGGCGGCGATTTCCATTTTGCCACGGACTTCGACGACTACGGCGAGGATGTGGCCCGCTTCATGCCGGAGATGCCCGGATTCGCCAACGTGCTGGCTCCCGATCCCTATCGGCATGCCCTGGAGGGGTATCCGCTTTCCAAATATATGCTAAAATTCATGGATGCTGGCAAGCAGATCTACTTTATCCATTACCGCAAGGTTTCATAA
- a CDS encoding enoyl-ACP reductase, with amino-acid sequence MPLLQGKKVLIFGVANEKSIAWAIARAFHEQGAELAITYAGEAIEKRVRPLAESVSAAAVLPCNVTSDDDITAVFTELGKRWDGIDIIIHAVAFANKEELKGTIVNTTREGFATAMDISVYSFLGILKAAQPMMQGRNGAALTLTYHGAVKVFPSYNVMGVAKAALEASVRYLSEALGPEGIRVNAISAGPIRTLAASGVNGFIHILNHVESKAPLRRTITQEDVARSAVYLCSELASGVTGEIHYVDGGYNVIGL; translated from the coding sequence ATGCCGCTGCTGCAGGGCAAAAAAGTACTGATTTTCGGGGTAGCAAACGAAAAGAGCATCGCCTGGGCCATTGCCCGGGCTTTTCATGAGCAGGGGGCCGAACTGGCCATCACCTATGCCGGCGAAGCGATCGAAAAACGGGTCAGGCCCCTGGCCGAATCGGTGAGCGCCGCGGCGGTCCTCCCCTGCAACGTCACCAGCGACGACGACATCACTGCCGTCTTCACGGAACTGGGCAAAAGGTGGGACGGCATCGACATCATCATCCATGCCGTGGCCTTCGCCAACAAGGAAGAACTGAAAGGCACCATCGTCAATACCACCCGCGAGGGGTTTGCCACCGCCATGGACATCAGCGTCTATTCCTTCCTCGGCATACTGAAGGCGGCCCAGCCGATGATGCAGGGGCGCAATGGCGCGGCATTGACCCTTACCTATCATGGCGCCGTGAAGGTCTTCCCGAGCTACAACGTCATGGGCGTGGCCAAGGCCGCCCTGGAGGCGTCCGTACGCTACCTGTCCGAGGCGCTCGGCCCCGAAGGCATCCGCGTCAACGCCATCTCCGCCGGCCCCATCCGCACCCTGGCCGCTTCCGGCGTGAACGGCTTCATCCACATACTCAACCACGTGGAGTCCAAGGCCCCCCTGCGCCGCACCATCACCCAGGAGGACGTGGCCCGTTCCGCGGTCTACCTGTGCAGCGAACTGGCCAGCGGCGTGACCGGCGAGATCCACTACGTGGACGGCGGCTACAACGTAATCGGCCTATAA